The Brassica oleracea var. oleracea cultivar TO1000 chromosome C6, BOL, whole genome shotgun sequence genomic interval GAAAGTTTTCATTTTGTACAAAAAAAATGTAGATTTGAGATTTTGATTTAGAAATTAGAACAACAAGAGTTTTTGTTGATAGATGGTTTTTCTCTTAGAATTTTTGATCAATAAGTTATATTTTTAAAATAGACTTTTTCAAAACTACTCTATTTGAGAAAATATCATTTTTGTAAATAAATATTGTAGATTTGGTATTGTGATTTACAAATTAGGAAAGTTATCATTTTTATTGAAAAATATTGTAAGTTTGGGATTGTGATTTAGAAATTAGGATAACAAGAATTTTTCTTGATAGATGAGTATTCTTTTATTTTTTTTTGAACAATATGTTGTATTTTTAAAATAAAATTCTCTCAAAAATTCTATTTTATGAAAGTTTTCATTTTTATTGAGAAATATTGTAGATTTGAGTTTGTGATTTAGAAATTAGAATAATTAGAATTTTTGTTAATAAACGAATATTCTTTTAGATTTTTGAACAATAGGCTGTAATTTTTAGATAAAATTCTAAAAAAATTTTAAAAAGTTCTATTTTAGGAAAGTTACCATTTTTATAGAAAAATATTGTAGATTTAGGGTTGTAATTTATAAATTAGGATAAGAAGAATTTTTGTTGATAAATGAGTATTCTTTTAGATTTTTTGTTCAATAGAATGTATTGTTAAAATAAAAAGCTCAAAAACTCTATTTTAAGAGAGTTTTCATGTTTATAGAAAAATATTGTAGATTTGAGGTTGTGATTTAGAAACCATGATAACAAAATGAGTATTTTTTTTTAGATTTTTGATTAATATGTTGTATTTTTAAATAAAGTTCTCAATAATTTATTTTAGAAAAGTTATCATTTTTGTAGAAAAATAGTGTAGATTTGAGAATGTGATTTAGAAATTGGGATAAGAAAAATTTTGTTGATAGATGAGTATTCTTTTTTTTATCAATAGGTTGTATTTTTAAAATAAAATTTTCAAAAATTCTATTTTAGGAAAGTTTTCATTTTTAAATAGAAATATTGTAAATTTGTGGTTGTCATTTAGAAATTAGGACAACAAGAATTTTTGTTGATAGATGAGTATTCTTTTAGATTTTTTGATCAATAGGTTGTATATCTTAGATAAAATTCACAAAAATTCTATTTTTGAAAAGTTTTCATTTTCATAGAGAAATATTGTAGATTTGAAGATTTTAATTTAGAAAGTAGGATAACAATAATTTTTGTTGATAGATAAGTATTCTTTTAGATTTTTTGATCAATAGGTTGAATATTTTAGATAAAATTCTCAAAAATTCTATTTTAGGAAAGTTTTCATTTTCATAGAGAAATATTGTAGATTTGAAGATTCTAATTTACAAAGTAGCATAACAATAATTTTTGTTGATAAATGAGTATTCTTTTAGATTTTTTAGTCAATATGTTGTATTTTTTAGATAAAATTCCAAAATATTCTATTTTAGGAATTTTTTTATTTTTATAGAGAAATATTGTACATTTTGGGTTGTGATTTAGAAATTAGGAAAACAATAATTTTTGTTGATAGATGAGTATTATTTTAGATTTTTTGATAAATAGTTATATTTTTTAAATATAATTCTCAAAAATTCAATTTTAGGAAAGTTTTCATTTATATATAGAAATATTGTAAATTTGGGGTTGTGATTTAGAAATTATGATAACAAGAATTTTTGTTGATAGATGAGTATTCTTTTAGATTTTTTTTATCAATAGGTTGTATTTTTAAAATAAAATTCTCATATAATCTATTTTAGGAAAGTTTTCATTTTTATAGAGAAATATTGTAAATTTGGGGTTGTGATTTAGAAATTAGGATAACAAGAATTTTTTTTGATAGATGAGTATTCTTTTAGATTTTTAAATAAAATTTTCAAAAATTCTATTTAAGGAAAGTTTTTATTATATATATAAATATTGTTAAATTTGGGATTGTGATTTAGAAATTAGGATAACATGTTTTTTTATTGATGAATTTTCCTTTAGATTTTTTGATTAATAGGTAGTATTTTTTAGATAAAATTCTTAAAAATTCTATTTTAGGAAATTTTTCATTTTTGTAGAGAAATATTATACATTTGAGGTTGTGATTCAGAAATTAGGATAACAAGAATTTTTGTTGAAAGATGAGTATTCTTTTAGATTTTTTATCAATAGGTAGTATTTTTAGATAAAATTCTCAAAATTCTATTTTATAAAAGCTTTCATTTGAAAACATGGATCTCATAGGACGGCTCAGAGTGATGCAGTCAGACGTGCATTCTCATATGGTGGTAGAATTGTCGGCTGTAGAATCGTCTATTTAATATTTCATCGTTGTAATAGCATAATTAATTAGACGTTAAAAAAAAAAGTTTTCATTTTTGTAGAGAATTATTGTACATTTGGACTTGTGATTTAGAAATTAGGATATCAATAATTTTTGTTGATAGATGAGTATTCTTTTAGATTTTTTGATCAATAAGTTGTATATTATAGATAAAATTCTCAAAAATTCTATTTTTGGAAATTTTTCATTTTTGTAGAGAAATATTGTAGATTTGGGATTATGATTTACAAATTAGGATAACATGATTTTTTGTAGATAAATGAGTATTATTTTAGAATATTTAATCAATAACTGTTTTAAATAATTTTTTTAAATGCTATATTGGAAAGTTTTCATTTTTGTGACAGATATTGTATATTTTTTTTTTTTTGAACTTAACAGATATTGTATATTTGGGAATGTGGCTTGCAAAATAGCATAATAAGAATTTTTGTTTATAGAAAGGTACTATTTTAGAATTTTTTATCAGTAGGTTATATTTTTAAAATCAACTTTATCAAAAGTGATATTTTTGGAAAGTTATCATTTTTATAGAGAAATATTGTAGATTTGGGATTGTGATTTACAAATTAGGATAACAAGTATTTTTGTAAATAGATGGATATTCTTTTAGAATTTTTAACCAATAAGTTGTATTTTTAAAATAATGTTTTTTCAAAAATGCTATTTTTTGAAAGTTATCATTTTTATAGAAAAATATTGTAGATTTTGGATTGTGATTTACAAATTAGGATAAAAAAAATATTTAGATAGATGAGTATTCTGTTAGAATTTTTAATCAATGATTTTATTTTTTAATAATTCTTTTAAAAGGCTATTTTGGCAAGTTTTCATTTTTGTAGAGAAATATTTTATATTTAAGATTGTGATTTACAAATTAGCATAACAAGAATTTCTTTTCTAAATGAGTATTCTTTTAGAATTTTTTATCAATAAATTGTTTATGTTAGAATGTTTAATGGATGTTTTTGTTTTTTAATGCAGAAGGGTAGTTATGAAAGAGGGAGGAGAGGAGGAGAAAGCAATAACTACATGATCTTTGATGATGATTATAGGTACTAAGTTTACCAAGTTCTGGTCGTTTTGATCGGTCACTGATCTGATCTTAAACTTGTTTGGCTATATTATTCAGTTTGTAAGCTGGCTGTGTGACTTTTGTTTATCTCTGTGACTTTTATAATTGCCAGGATTACGAATAAGTATCATCCTTATGTAGTGATATGTATCACTGTGTTTTGTAATAATAATAGAATACCATGGCATTGCCAATGACAAATTATAAGGTCGAATAAACTAAACGCAAATACTCATCAAAATAAAAGTTTTAACACACCAAGTTATTGAATCTCAAAGTCGAACAGAACACAAGAGTTCTTTTATTTAACTAAAAAATACTGAAAAGTGTTTATGCCATCAAAATAAAATTCAAAAGCTTTGAAGGTTTTGTTTAAGACCTTGGCTTCTCCTTCTTGCCCTTGTAAAGAGCAGAGAGTGAAACACCAGAAACATTGACGACCTTGTACCTTACTCCTGGGATATCTCCCACAGCATGACCCTTACGCCCAAATCCAGAGATCAACACCTCGTCCTGCGAACATCATAACACAAAAAATGATTTCAACCTTTGGACAAAAAAAGTCATAATTGTTACAGTCTTTTTTTATTATTAGACTTTACATTTGGCTCGATGAGGTTCAAACAACCATCGTTGGGGACAAAAGCAGCAACTTTCTTTCCATTCTTGACAAGCTGTACTCTAACACACTTACGGATAGCAGAGTTTGGCTGCTTAGCCTCCATTCCTCTGCATAATCAAACAGACAGGACTCGCTCATCCTCAACAACGTCCACTCCAAAAAAAATAAAACAGGTAAAGAAGCGTATTCTATGTCTTACATGAGCTCAAGGACGATTCCCTTGGCGTGAGAAGATCCGGCAAGAGGCTTATTCCATTCATTTCCTAGGTGAGCCTTCTTGTAGCTCTTGTCTGACCACCTCTGTTTTTTCCGATGCACTTTTTGAACACGTGCAGATCCCATACCCCTTGTCTTTCTGTAAAATATTATCACCATAGGATGCAACATAAGAAGACCAGACACTTCATTTGATAATCATAAAACAAAGCAGAAGCAAACTCATATGAACGAAGATCAGACGATTCAGACCTTCATCTCAGATTCATCATGATTCATACACACACTAATAACCAATTCAAGTTATAGAGATCATAAAATAGAAAGCTTTCATAAACGTACAACACAATCCAGTCATCTAACACACTAAATCTCCATATTAACTTAGCACACTTAGCATACATCTCTAGAAACAAACACGCACTGATGCATAATCTCCTATATAATTCTCAATGATAACCAAAAAATTACATTAACAAAAAGAATTCGATAAAACACTAAAAGAACAAACAATACCCCATGTTTGTCGATGGAGGAGAAAGATTAACAGCAACGATGCTTTTGCAACACGCAACAATATGTGATAAAACTTTGCAGCAGCTGAAAACCCTAATAGAGTTGGTAGTGCCGCTTCTCATTTATAATAATAACACACAGAAAAGAGACTTTGGCATCAAGCTATCTACCAGTGGACCGCTTCACAATCTCTGATACAGGCCCATTAGGCCCAGTTTAATTCTATAACAGGCCCAGCTCCAGTTTCAGTCCTCGAGCTGTATCTATCTCCTTTGTCAATATCGTTAACAAAGAAGATCATCCGAACTTATCTTTCTCATTTGCTTCTTCTTCTTCGCCTCACCAACTTCTTCGCATCCAAGGTTCGTCAACACTTATCTCCGTTTCATCTTTGCTTTTGAAATTGTCACTTTGAACGAAGAAAGCTTTAATCTTTTTGACTTCACACGATTGCTCTGTTTAGTCAAAGCTTCGATCTTTGCTTGCTTTTGATTATCTCTTAAAAAAAAAGACTCCAACTTTCTGCAAATTCAGCTGATGGGTTTCTCAATCTGTGTTTTGCAGATTCATCATGGCTACGACGTTATTCAACGCCTCTTGCAGCTTCCCATCGATCAAAGTAATCGATTGCAAGAGCTACGTCGGTCTCAGATCGAATGTGAGTCAAGTTCGAGTCGCTTCTCTTCCAGTTGCAACTTCTCAGCGACGCTCTCTTGTCGTAAGAGCCAGCAACGGACACGCGAAGAAGCTCGGAAGGAGCGACGCTGAGTGTGAAGCCGCCGTTGCTGCTGGAGATGTTCCTGAAGCTCCTCCGGTTCCACCTAAACCGGTCGCTCCGGCTGGTACGCCGGTTATTCAGCCTCTCGTGAGTATTCTTATCCCTTATTTTGATTGTTGTTAACTCTCTATGTCTTAGTGTCATGATCACATGTCCAGCTCCAAAGGTTGAAGCTTTGAGAGAGTTTTACTTTTGTCTCTTCTGATGTTTACTTATGGTTTCAGAATCTAAACAGACGGCCACGGCGTAACCGTGCTTCTCCTACTGTGAGAGCTGCTTTCCAGGAAACTGACATCTCCCCTGCTAATTTTGTATACCCACTTTTCATTCATGAAGGTTGCTTTCTTTCTTTCTTTCTTTTTTTTCATCTGACATTTTCTCTCTGGTCTCTATTTTCTTAAGAAGTTCTTATGTGAGACTGGCAGGTGAGGAGGACACGCCTATTGGAGCTATGCCTGGTTGCTACAGGCTTGGTTGGAGGCATGGCCTTTTACAAGAGGTTTGGCTCTGTGTTTTGATTTGTTTCCTTTGAGAGCAAATCATGTTAGGAACATGAGTTTTTCCATTTTATATGCAAACAGGTTGCAAAGGCTAGAGCTGTTGGTGTTAACAGTATAGTGCTGTTCCCTAAAGTTCCCGAGGCTTTGAAGGTTTCACACTTGTCTTCTATTTGCATACATATGTTGTTGAGCTGTACACTGAAACTCTTTTTGTCTTTGTTTTCATTTTTGGTAGAATCCGACAGGGGACGAGGCATACAGCGATAATGGTCTTGTGCCTAGAACAATCCGTCTTCTCAAAGACAAGTATCCTGATCTTGTAAGATGTGTAAATCTTAGTTTGTTAAATATAACTGGAGATGATAATCTTGGTAATGAATGTTCTTCTTTTCTTCTCTTAGATTATATACACTGATGTTGCTTTGGATCCCTACTCATCTGATGGTCACGATGGTATAGTCAGAGAGGATGGTAAGTATTCTTTACCTAACCTCCTTCTGTTAATGTTTTAAATGGAGCTGTGATACATAACTCATCTCTGTAGGCGTAATAATGAATGATGAAACTGTGCACCAGCTATGTAAGCAAGCTGTTTCTCAGGTAAATGTTGTAAAACTGTTTAATGTATTTTCCTTACTATGAGATATAATCTTTTTCTTTCTTTCTCTGCAGGCCCGAGCTGGAGCGGATGTTGTTAGTCCGAGTGACATGATGGATGGTCGAGTAGGCGCAATTCGTGCAGCTCTCGATGCTGAAGGCTTTCAAAATGTCTCCATCATGTCTTACACCGCAAAGTAATCATATAACTTCTGAGACCTCAACAGTTTCCTTTTAGGAGCATTTACTTGTTTGTTCTGTCTAACTCCGTGTATGAAACAACAGGTATGCAAGTTCTTTCTACGGCCCGTTCCGTGAAGCACTGGACTCAAATCCACGTTTTGGGGACAAGAAAACGTAAGTAGCAAACAATCTATTGTTAAGTTTGTATTTCTTTTTCTTGTTTCTTTGGCTAAGCCTTTGGTACCTTGAACAAAAGTTATCAGATGAACCCAGCAAATTATAGAGAGGCTTTGATTGAGGCACGTGAAGACGAGGCTGAAGGAGCCGACATTCTCCTGGTAAGAAAGCTCTTTAGATTACACCCTTGAGGTCAAAACATGTCTAGAGTTTGGTAACAATTAGGAGTGTTTGGTTACAGGTAAAGCCAGGTCTCCCTTATTTGGACATCATACGGCTCCTTAGGGACAAGTCTCCCTTGCCCATTGCTGCATACCAAGTACTCAGCTTCATCACCAGCACTATCAGTGTCTCGTAGGTTTTTGTTGATTTTGATCTCTTTTCCATGGATTTTCTTTCAGGTGTCTGGGGAGTACTCGATGATCAAAGCAGGGGGAGTTCTGAAGATGATCGATGAAGAGAAAGTGATGATGGAGTCACTAATGTGCTTACGCAGAGCTGGTGCTGACATCATCCTTACCTACTTTGCTCTTCAAGCTGCTACTTACTTATGCAACCAGAAGCGGTAGAAGAAGAGACAGAGAGAGTTTGATGGTTTTGCATTTTGGTATTTAACCATTTGAGCAATCATGATTTTTTGCCTTGTACTACTTTTCCCTTGCAAATCTCATGTTCTGATTCGACTTTGTTTGGTCATGTTTCTTTGTCTCGTGCATTATGTACTGTTATATAAGTCTTAGTCTTATTTTGTATCACCAATCTGTTCCTCATTGATTTCTATTTAGGAGGGCATTGTTCTGAGTTTTTGAAAGTTGGCTCT includes:
- the LOC106296266 gene encoding delta-aminolevulinic acid dehydratase 1, chloroplastic, with protein sequence MATTLFNASCSFPSIKVIDCKSYVGLRSNVSQVRVASLPVATSQRRSLVVRASNGHAKKLGRSDAECEAAVAAGDVPEAPPVPPKPVAPAGTPVIQPLNLNRRPRRNRASPTVRAAFQETDISPANFVYPLFIHEGEEDTPIGAMPGCYRLGWRHGLLQEVAKARAVGVNSIVLFPKVPEALKNPTGDEAYSDNGLVPRTIRLLKDKYPDLIIYTDVALDPYSSDGHDGIVREDGVIMNDETVHQLCKQAVSQARAGADVVSPSDMMDGRVGAIRAALDAEGFQNVSIMSYTAKYASSFYGPFREALDSNPRFGDKKTYQMNPANYREALIEAREDEAEGADILLVKPGLPYLDIIRLLRDKSPLPIAAYQVSGEYSMIKAGGVLKMIDEEKVMMESLMCLRRAGADIILTYFALQAATYLCNQKR
- the LOC106299310 gene encoding 40S ribosomal protein S23-like, producing the protein MGKTRGMGSARVQKVHRKKQRWSDKSYKKAHLGNEWNKPLAGSSHAKGIVLELIGMEAKQPNSAIRKCVRVQLVKNGKKVAAFVPNDGCLNLIEPNDEVLISGFGRKGHAVGDIPGVRYKVVNVSGVSLSALYKGKKEKPRS